One Primulina huaijiensis isolate GDHJ02 chromosome 8, ASM1229523v2, whole genome shotgun sequence genomic region harbors:
- the LOC140983079 gene encoding uncharacterized protein isoform X2, whose amino-acid sequence MQLDEMESEDLVNDEVRVKEDCRECRRCLAMENEITKVNHKYQLLELEIEEKKNVIERLKGKLGFMELKKFKFEDEIRVLRQSNEDLETRIRKGERVTAKENGVVDLTAVDDEEDKITKLIIENGVLECEKKKAECEIYDWKVKYKELEIQVVELQKRLLAEMSKKGLGFSNMDSVKLNGKSGLNPVPASLVQNYDEYESNEDDDVTAITPPGDTSSKKYTSADEMKGSRQCECNVKYGRRVRKCLSFTEEKSPLKSFSPSTPGRKVAFNSTDDGLGNAMYENKLTSKARSTSVLEHQGDKEDVACYNGRKPYLLTPKRRRVSKVVTSDSESDDNIPIGRVMSKNQRSYGLNSNLNSNSACDTESQDNIDEPKPRRRLMKQRNFAEVGVARKCIHEGNKSDNILGIPKNESDEEMNMDDSGSEGESLGGFIVNSSDVSDSDVSAKGTSSESGDSIDSGVDYKEIMSGLRRESKHKMKWEFEADMLC is encoded by the exons ATGCAGTTGGACGAGATGGAAAGTGAAGACTTGGTAAATGATGAAGTGAGAGTGAAGGAGGATTGTAGAGAGTGCAGGAGATGCTTAGCAATGGAAAATGAAATCACAAAAGTTAACCATAAATATCAACTCTTGGAACTGGAAATCGAGGAGAAAAAGAATGTAATAGAGCGGCTTAAAGGTAAGCTCGGGTTTATGGAgctcaaaaaattcaaattcgaGGATGAGATTCGTGTGTTGAGACAGAGTAACGAGGATCTTGAAACGAGAATTCGAAAAGGTGAAAGAGTTACTGCTAAAGAAAATGGGGTAGTTGATTTGACTGCGGTggatgatgaggaagacaagATCACAAAGCTGATTATTGAAAATGGTGTTTTGGAGTGTGAGAAGAAGAAAGCTGAATGCGAAATTTATGATTGGAAGGTGAAATACAAAGAGCTAGAGATACAGGTGGTCGAGTTGCAGAAGAGATTACTGGCTGAGATGTCGAAAAAGGGGTTGGGTTTTTCCAATATGGATTCAGTAAAGTTGAACGGAAAATCTGGACTAAATCCTGTTCCGGCATCACTTGTGCAAAACTACGATGAATATGAATCAAATGAGGATGATGATGTGACAG CTATCACCCCTCCAGGTGACACATCATCTAAGAAGTATACAAGTGCCGATGAAATGAAGGGAAGCCGTCAATGTGAATGCAATGTGAAATATGGTAGACGAGTTAGAAAGTGTTTGAGCTTTACTGAAGAAAAGAGCCCCTTGAAGAGTTTTTCTCCCTCAACACCAG GAAGGAAGGTGGCCTTTAATTCCACTGATGACGGATTGGGAAATGCTATGTATGAAAATAAGCTGACCTCAAAAGCTAGATCTACAAGTGTTCTTGAGCACCAGGGTGACAAAGAAGACGTTGCTTGCTATAATGGGAGAAAACCCTATCTTTTGACTCCTAAAAGGAGAAGAGTCTCAAAGGTTGTTACCAGTGATagtgaaagtgatgataatattcCAATTGGTAGAGTTATGAGTAAAAATCAGCGATCATATGGCTTAAATTCGAACCTGAACAGCAACTCTGCGTGTGATACTGAATCTCAGGACAACATTGATGAACCTAAGCCTAGACGACGGTTAATGAAGCAGCGGAATTTTGCAGAGGTGGGTGTCGCAAGAAAATGTATTCATGAAGGCAACAAGAGCGATAATATCCTTGGAATCCCAAAAAATGAATCTGATGAAGAAATGAACATGGATGACTCGGGTAGTGAAGGTGAAAGCTTGGGTGGATTCATTGTAAATAGCTCTGATGTTTCTGATAGTGATGTTTCTGCTAAGGGTACTTCTAGTGAATCGGGAGATTCAATAGATAGTGGCGTGGACTATAAGGAAATTATGTCTGGTTTAAGAAGGGAAAGTAAACACAAGATGAAGTGGGAGTTTGAAGCAGATATGCTTTGCTGA
- the LOC140983079 gene encoding uncharacterized protein isoform X1, which yields MQLDEMESEDLVNDEVRVKEDCRECRRCLAMENEITKVNHKYQLLELEIEEKKNVIERLKGKLGFMELKKFKFEDEIRVLRQSNEDLETRIRKGERVTAKENGVVDLTAVDDEEDKITKLIIENGVLECEKKKAECEIYDWKVKYKELEIQVVELQKRLLAEMSKKGLGFSNMDSVKLNGKSGLNPVPASLVQNYDEYESNEDDDVTAITPPGDTSSKKYTSADEMKGSRQCECNVKYGRRVRKCLSFTEEKSPLKSFSPSTPGGRPPVGPIDISDGEDNLDAPDISLPDLDLTGRKVAFNSTDDGLGNAMYENKLTSKARSTSVLEHQGDKEDVACYNGRKPYLLTPKRRRVSKVVTSDSESDDNIPIGRVMSKNQRSYGLNSNLNSNSACDTESQDNIDEPKPRRRLMKQRNFAEVGVARKCIHEGNKSDNILGIPKNESDEEMNMDDSGSEGESLGGFIVNSSDVSDSDVSAKGTSSESGDSIDSGVDYKEIMSGLRRESKHKMKWEFEADMLC from the exons ATGCAGTTGGACGAGATGGAAAGTGAAGACTTGGTAAATGATGAAGTGAGAGTGAAGGAGGATTGTAGAGAGTGCAGGAGATGCTTAGCAATGGAAAATGAAATCACAAAAGTTAACCATAAATATCAACTCTTGGAACTGGAAATCGAGGAGAAAAAGAATGTAATAGAGCGGCTTAAAGGTAAGCTCGGGTTTATGGAgctcaaaaaattcaaattcgaGGATGAGATTCGTGTGTTGAGACAGAGTAACGAGGATCTTGAAACGAGAATTCGAAAAGGTGAAAGAGTTACTGCTAAAGAAAATGGGGTAGTTGATTTGACTGCGGTggatgatgaggaagacaagATCACAAAGCTGATTATTGAAAATGGTGTTTTGGAGTGTGAGAAGAAGAAAGCTGAATGCGAAATTTATGATTGGAAGGTGAAATACAAAGAGCTAGAGATACAGGTGGTCGAGTTGCAGAAGAGATTACTGGCTGAGATGTCGAAAAAGGGGTTGGGTTTTTCCAATATGGATTCAGTAAAGTTGAACGGAAAATCTGGACTAAATCCTGTTCCGGCATCACTTGTGCAAAACTACGATGAATATGAATCAAATGAGGATGATGATGTGACAG CTATCACCCCTCCAGGTGACACATCATCTAAGAAGTATACAAGTGCCGATGAAATGAAGGGAAGCCGTCAATGTGAATGCAATGTGAAATATGGTAGACGAGTTAGAAAGTGTTTGAGCTTTACTGAAGAAAAGAGCCCCTTGAAGAGTTTTTCTCCCTCAACACCAGGTGGTAGACCTCCTGTTGGTCCCATTGATATTAGTGACGGTGAGGATAACCTAGATGCCCCTGACATTTCTCTTCCGGATCTTGATCTTACAGGAAGGAAGGTGGCCTTTAATTCCACTGATGACGGATTGGGAAATGCTATGTATGAAAATAAGCTGACCTCAAAAGCTAGATCTACAAGTGTTCTTGAGCACCAGGGTGACAAAGAAGACGTTGCTTGCTATAATGGGAGAAAACCCTATCTTTTGACTCCTAAAAGGAGAAGAGTCTCAAAGGTTGTTACCAGTGATagtgaaagtgatgataatattcCAATTGGTAGAGTTATGAGTAAAAATCAGCGATCATATGGCTTAAATTCGAACCTGAACAGCAACTCTGCGTGTGATACTGAATCTCAGGACAACATTGATGAACCTAAGCCTAGACGACGGTTAATGAAGCAGCGGAATTTTGCAGAGGTGGGTGTCGCAAGAAAATGTATTCATGAAGGCAACAAGAGCGATAATATCCTTGGAATCCCAAAAAATGAATCTGATGAAGAAATGAACATGGATGACTCGGGTAGTGAAGGTGAAAGCTTGGGTGGATTCATTGTAAATAGCTCTGATGTTTCTGATAGTGATGTTTCTGCTAAGGGTACTTCTAGTGAATCGGGAGATTCAATAGATAGTGGCGTGGACTATAAGGAAATTATGTCTGGTTTAAGAAGGGAAAGTAAACACAAGATGAAGTGGGAGTTTGAAGCAGATATGCTTTGCTGA
- the LOC140983288 gene encoding low affinity inorganic phosphate transporter 4-like encodes MASNNISVLNALDNARTQWYHITTIVIAGMGFFTDAYDLFCISTVSKLLGRLYYYDPSLGKPGKLPHPINNLVIGVALVGTLTGQLVFGYLGDKLGRKKVYGVTLILMALCAICSGLSFGSSSKAVMGTLCFFRFWLGFGIGGDYPLSATIMSEYANKKTRGAFIAAVFAMQGVGIIFAGLVSMILSKIFLNNYGGPSFTKEHVLSTEPEADYVWRIVLMIGALPAILTFYWRMKMPETARYTAIIEGNAKQAASDMGRVLEIEIQAEPDKIARFNASNEYPLLSFEFVRRHGKHLIGTTTTWFLLDIAFYSQNLTQKDIFPTMGLTNKAEDVSALREMFETSRAMFVIALLGTFPGYWFTVAFIEKIGRYYIQLVGFFMMSIFMFIIGMRYDYLKTKEHRWAFAALYGLTFFFANFGPNSTTFVLPAELFPTRVRSTCHALSAASGKAGAMVGAFGIQNYTQDGDTTKIKKTMIFLAITNMMGYFFTFLVTETKGKSLEEISGEDGGVDEGGEGHQMTTKPPFSPSEKWEENSRNY; translated from the exons ATGGCTTCAAATAACATATCTGTGCTTAATGCGCTTGACAATGCACGCACACAATGGTACCATATTACCACTATTGTGATTGCAGGAATGGGATTCTTCACAGATGCATACGACCTGTTTTGCATCTCCACTGTTTCAAAACTTTTAGGCCGTTTATACTACTACGATCCCTCCTTAGGCAAACCCGGAAAGCTTCCACATCCAATTAATAACTTGGTTATTGGAGTTGCGCTAGTCGGTACTCTAACCGGGCAACTAGTATTCGGGTACCTAGGCGATAAGCTAGGCCGGAAAAAAGTTTATGGGGTCACTTTGATTCTTATGGCACTTTGTGCCATCTGTTCTGGTTTATCATTTGGATCCAGTTCAAAGGCTGTAATGGGAACTCTGTGTTTCTTTAGATTCTGGCTTGGATTTGGGATTGGCGGGGATTATCCTCTATCCGCCACTATCATGTCTGAGTACGCGAACAAGAAAACACGTGGGGCGTTTATTGCTGCAGTGTTTGCTATGCAAGGAGTTGGCATCATTTTTGCTGGACTTGTATCGATGATCTTGTCTAAAATCTTCCTTAACAATTATGGAGGCCCATCATTTACCAAAGAACATGTTCTCTCGACAGAGCCAGAGGCCGACTACGTATGGCGAATTGTGCTAATGATCGGCGCACTCCCGGCAATCCTTACCTTCTACTGGCGTATGAAAATGCCAGAAACAGCACGGTACACGGCCATAATAGAAGGGAACGCAAAGCAAGCAGCTTCGGACATGGGCAGAGTTCTTGAAATCGAAATCCAAGCTGAACCCGACAAAATAGCCCGGTTCAACGCATCAAACGAGTACCCTTTACTCTCTTTCGAATTCGTTAGACGCCATGGAAAACATCTGATCGGTACAACGACGACATGGTTTCTTCTAGACATCGCATTCTACAGCCAAAATCTAACTCAAAAAGACATTTTCCCAACCATGGGGCTCACTAACAAAGCTGAAGACGTCAGCGCCCTCCGAGAAATGTTCGAAACATCGCGTGCTATGTTTGTGATCGCATTGCTAGGGACTTTTCCGGGATATTGGTTCACCGTGGCTTTCATTGAAAAGATCGGGCGTTATTACATACAATTGGTTGGCTTTTTCATGATGTCGATTTTCATGTTTATAATTGGTATGAGATACGACTATCTGAAGACGAAGGAACATAGATGGGCCTTTGCTGCGCTTTATGGGCTCACCTTCTTCTTTGCGAACTTCGGGCCTAATAGCACAACCTTTGTCTTACCCGCAGAGCTTTTTCCGACAAGGGTTAG ATCCACTTGCCATGCACTTAGTGCGGCCTCCGGGAAGGCTGGGGCAATGGTTGGCGCCTTCGGGATACAAAATTACACACAAGATGGAGACACGactaaaatcaagaaaactatGATCTTTCTAGCCATCACAAACATGATGGGATATTTCTTTACTTTTCTAGTGACCGAAACAAAGGGAAAGTCGTTAGAAGAGATCTCTGGCGAGGATGGAGGCGTCGATGAAGGCGGTGAGGGTCATCAAATGACCACGAAACCACCATTTAGCCCATCGGAGAAATGGGAAGAAAATTCGAGGAATTATTGA